acttttttttgttgtataaCTTCTAAATTAGtctaactaaaaaaatatattacaaaagGCACTATCAAGCTTGCAAAAGCattaagtgcttttcttttttttgggggggaggtcTGTCCCACAGGAGCCCCCTGCCGGCTGGTGCAGTCACTGCAGCGCGGGGCCGCCCCCATCCCGCCCGGCTGTGGGATCCAGCCCTGGCACATGGACCCGCTGTGCCCACAGGGCCCGGTCCTACCCACGGGGGGGGCCTCCAGCCCGGTGCTTTGGCTGGCAGGTGCCCAAGGTGGTGGTTCCATGGGTTCCCCCTCACTGTGTGGCACCAGTGAATCCAAACCCATCCCTTCTCACCAGTCTTAccagatttttacttttctgatcAGATTCACACTGCAATGATaggcaggctttttttttttttacctagaGAGCTGTTTGACACCAGGGCTGTTTCTGGAAGCCTTCCTGCAAGCACCATGACAGCCATTAAGCTCAGTAAGGAAACCTGTCTTGGGTTTTGAAAAGCATTCCTCAGCCTTGGCAGCCTCCTGTCAAAACAAATCATTCTTGCAGAGGGTAAAGTGAAGTTATTGATTGCTGTAACAGAAACTCATTACTACAGCAAGACTAGAGACATAGTAAAAGCTTagatttcaataaaaatatttttagtccTTAATCCTGTCTCTACAGTTGGGAAATAAGGAGCCACATCACAGGTCACTGGCTACCACTCTATATATTACAAACTAAACCGTTAAGGTATCTTGCTGGTAGATTTGCTGAAATTATTGCTGATGTGCTTTTGTGTCATAACTATTAAAATTTGCTCAGGTTAAAAGCTTCTGTGGGGAATAAACagctaattttaaattatttcttttttaaatcttcaaacTAACATTTACAGGAATACCAGTAACTTCTATAGTGCCCCTTTACTAAAACACTCAGTATGTCACGGGGTTTTTAACAGCCTCAGAAGAAGCAAAGACTGAAGGTTTTCTGTGTAACAGTGTGCATACATCCACACAGGTacgtgtgtgtgtctgtgtgtgtgtttgtgcattgTTTCCTCTTAAGATTCCTGCTTACTGAGGATGTGCTTCCTCTAGACTATCCCAGCAAAAGAACTGCAGTTGAGGGCTAACAGCTTCATTGCAGCGATGACAAGTGCTGACAGTGAAATACCTCAGTTTCTAAGTAAAGGTTCAGCTCACTGCTTTACTGGCAACGAGGATTAATTCAAGCTACTAGACAACTGCACTGACTGCCACTAACTTCTTGCACATCACCAGTCATCTATCTCATATATGGCATTAAGacatatattctttttttttttttaacatacagTTGTCCTCcattgaggaaaaataaatagccAAGTACAAACCTCATGTCACTTCAGTAACATTGTTGGTTATTCCTCCACTCTAACCAATATAATTGAAGTCCTGGGAAGATGAACCATATCTTAGTGAGCAGGAGACTCTGAAAAGTAACGCAGCTTTAACAGGGCGTGGTTGACACAAGCTGGGCTGTAGCGTCCAGGACTCCCAgggtctgcagagaaggaggcaGAATTGCTGTATTTTCCTGGACTTCCTGGTATGGGACTATTTCTTCCTGAATTAGAATAGGCTGAAGCATTTGGAAGGCCAGTGGCAGTGGTTTGGGACTTGAATCTTGCCttcagtgctggacttggccaactgaaagaaacaaaaagtcaTTTTGTTAAGAAAGCTGCAGAGTCTGCTTAGTACCACCTggagagcttagagcagagAACCCTAACAGGGGAGAGGCCTGAGAAGAAACGGCAAGAGCACAGTGTATATGTGGAGGCACGATGCCTCACCAGTAACATGGCATTTGCTCCAAAATGGCCACTAGGAAAAGAATCAGGTGCTCCTGAAGGACCTGGGTAATATGAGTCCAATGTCCCCCATGAAAAAGGGCACCAGATCAAAGCTGACCTAGCCTGGttagtgctgcagctgctgctgtggctgagctggaTTTCCCTCCTCCTTTGGAAAACCAATCCTTGTGTTCAGGATGCCAAAGAATAACATCATTTTTCTACATAGTAAACTGTCAGATTTTGTACTTAAATCAATGAGAACTtagatttaaaatttctttgaaagcagagcaaagtaTTTCCTTTGTTAAAAACCCTGTTCTGtaaaaacctttcctttttatcttAAGCAAGGCAGAATGGACAAAGGTTGGTTCTAGCATCTGTGAATCattcctgctctttcttttaCATGTGAGACTATTTCTTAAGATGAGTCACAACAGAAAAGATGAGATATTTgacaaagtttttaaaattaaagaaaaaaaatcaccaccaCCCGTAACTATGGAAGATGAGCATGCACACAGCTTGTCTAAAACCTTTAGTCTCTGTAACATTAGGTATGATTTTTGCAGTCAAAATCCTACATACCTAAATACCAAGTGAGCTGGTTTATCCTTTCTCTTGGCAGAGGTAGCACTGCAAAATGAAGGAGGCTGACAGAGCAAGCCTTGGCCTGTCAAATAATTACAGTAATCGTTTTTGCTTGTGTGATAGAAGAGTGATTACACCTAAAAACCTTGTGCTGAATTACAGCACTTCAGAACACTGCACCTTTAAGACAGTGgagtaagaatgaaaaaagcCTGACAATTAGCCtacttctttcaaaaaattaacCACAAAAATCCAGGGACAAAGAATGTGACTTGGAAAAGCAAAGTGGTACAAGGACACCGAGCCAGCCAAATCCATTAAAGTATTTCCCTGTTTCCACAGCAGTTTAAATCACAGAAAACCTTCCTGAGCTTCATGTTTTTTCTCAAACTGCACCTGATGGCCCCATTTCAGTGCACAACTTGAAATACAGAGACCgaagaaagctgttttcttcccagtgCTTAGCACTGGACAGCACTTCTCCTTCCCTTACCAACTACTTTTTGCAGCCCTGTCACATGTTGTTTCTTTCCACAACATTCCTCCTGCTCCAATTTCTCCTAACTTACACAGCTGCACTTCTCAGCTGCTGGTTCCCAACTGCTACTCTGAATTTTGTGGCCAATAAAGGcagtaaattatatttttaaaattctcacaGGCTCTGACAGAATTGTCTTTAAAGCATGTTTTGAAAATAGAATGTTTAATGCCTATATTGACAACATCTTGGTGGAAACAGTTAAGTGGAATTTCATACATTTAAGAAAGCTAGAAGTAATACAAAAAACCTGGAAGACGGGTCATTTGATGGCTTTCTGTGCCTGTCTCCTTTCCAATCTGTGCTGTGACACTGGGTCATCTATTTCTTTTGAGAACTTCATCACAACTATATGTAAACTACAGGCTGCCTAAGCAAGGGACTCTTCAGTGTTCTCACCAATGTCTGTcacaatggaaataaataatgttaaaaCCCAAGGAAGTCACTTGTACGAAACTGTCCCTAAAAGCAGCaacattcaaaataaaacattcaaacAGCATCACATGTGTTCAGGCCTCCCAACAATTGGAGCCTGCTTTCATGACCTGGGTAGCAAAACATGACATTCTGTCTAAAAACTTCATACACACCATTATTCACACTAACAATTCCTTGGACTGGGGTAATAAgagggtaaaaataaaaatagcaataaaaagaTGCCTGAAAATGTTAAATTCACTTTAAGGTCATTCTGCACGACCTCAAAGCAACACAACATCACTGCACTGCATCTACACCAGGGTGAAATACCAACAGACATCACAGCTACCATTAAGACCAATGAAGCATCCAAGTACTAGGCAGTCAATCAGCAAACTGAGCCACTTGCCAACTGGAAAACACTTTCACCCTCGagatcttcattttctttctgacctGTCCATACAGATATGCTGAAGTTATTTGGAATGCAGTGTAACACAAGGAATTTGAATGCAGCACCAGTTAACCTTCCTCATTAACAGACAGCAGTCAAAAAGGCTTggttattattttcagaaacacacaCTTAATACAGCTGCATATTTAAAACAAGGTTTTTTATGAGCAACAAGGCCTGAAATTCTAGCTATTTAGGCTGTTGTGCAGCTGACCCactgaaagttttatttcacCTCGTTTGATTGAATTTGTAGAAGTACCTTTGCCTGTCAGCTGAAGAGTAGGACTGCACTGCATGTTTCCATCTGGAAATGAGCGGGTGTTTCTGTGGATCAATCTCTGCTGCCTCTATAGCTGCCAACACATCACTGTCCAGCTTTGAGGGCTGCTCCCTGGAATAGAAACAGAACTAGATGAAAGGAAAACTATGTGTTTTTTCAGGCAATAAAACATCCCCATTgtaacacatttatttttgatGTAAACTAACAAATCGCCCCTTTCCTCTGTAAACACAGTTTCTCAGTGAACTTTCTCCAGCAGGCTCATACATAAATGACTGCATTATTACACAGTAGTCTCATAAAAGTTCTGAAAGTTTAAACAAAGAGGATGCCAAGAGTGTAGTAACCAGTTCATCTAAGTGAGGCTCAGCATGAAGATGAGGCTCAGCATGACAGACTCAAGCCTGTCAGATGAACAAGTCAAGAACAAAATTAACTGAGTCATGTGGCAACAAGACTTTTCTCCTGTTTTAGACCCAGTACTCAGGTAATTAGCTGCAAGAGCACTGCATGGCTTCTGTACAAGCACTGAAGCACTTCAAGGCTGACTGCAGCAAGTATTGCTCAGTATCAAACCATTTCCACTTTGCTGTCAGCGATACCACAAAAAGCCCCTTGCTTTGTGTTCAGAAACCAAAGGACAAATAAGTGTTATAAAAGATAATTCTTACCCAAGCAGGAATAACTTCATAGAACTGTCATTTGTGGGTGAAGCCTTCAGAAGAAATTTCTGTGAAGAAAGATCTTGACGTTGTTGTGCCTCCTTGGTCTGAATTCCAGGTTCCATGGAtagtctttccttttttgttgttattttgtgttCTGTCCTTAACTTGGTCTCTCCAGGTTTAGCTGTAACACTTGGCTCAGAAGAACTTGCTGGTGAAACTGCATAGCAGGTCTTATCCAGATGGTCCTTGGATATTCTCACCTGACTTGTTCCTTCAGCCAGAATTCTCTCATTGTCagttttttcagtgattttactTGATCCTCCTGCAACCCCTTGTTCTTGGAAAGACAGGCTTTCAAATTCTGACATCAAATTGCAAACAGGCGACACTCCTCCCTCATGCAAATGCTTTCTGTCCCTCAGGATCCTCTCACTGGACACAGAGTTACAAAATCCGTTTTTGCTGGAAGAACCTGCCTTTTCACAGTGCCTGGGGTGACCTGATGCTTCTATCCTGTTTACTGTGCACTCCATGGACAGGATATCACACTCAGCATCTCCAATGGCATCAATGTTGGGCTCTTTGGACACAGCTGGTGGGCTGATATTCCGTGCTgcattttgtctgtttttaatttcctctaaGCTCATGTCATCATCATCCTCATCCAAAAATGCTCCAACAGAAATAGAATTGCAGGACTTTTTACTCTTGCCTGTAAACAATTTTAGTAAGAGCAACACATTAAAAGACTTTCAACAGAATGCACAACAAGTAAACTAGGAACAAATACATAACCCTTATGCCTTGCACTGTTTATTAAAGCCCTAATTTTATATATGCAACAGCAGGAACTAACCTAACTAAAGCTACATGTGCAAAATTACATTATGGCTGTATCTTTTTTGCAAATAACCTTTTATGTCCTAGTCCTTTGAGAACTGTATTTCCTACACTCCTCACTTCAACCATTAACCAGCAACAAAGGATGAAGTCAGGACACAGCAGAATAGGGTAGGAAAACATTACTAATACAGAACACTTTCAGTCTTCATCTCTTCCAAAGTACAAAGGCTTATGACTAGTCCAATGACTATCCTCCAGGGTCAGCCCAGGGTTATCCCAGAACCACAGCCCCTTCAGATCTACAATCAcacaggagagaagggaggaaggaacaCAAAGATTTGGGACTAGTGTGTGCCTTCCATAAATACACGTCAAGATGGTCTAATATGGTATAAAAGCTTTCCTGGGTTTTGTTTAGTGTGTCTTTCCCCTCAACTATAAagaattattctttcttttacaaagtTATCTATTCTGTATCTGTGGACTACAAGATTCTATACTCTAAGACAAATTCCCAGATGCTCCGAGTAAACACATTACTGAAGACAGACAAGGAACTTATTTTGGGGGctacaattaaataaaatacttcatacGAAAGACAAAGAACATCTTAGGAGTTCTGTTCTAACTCTCCTACACTCACAGTGCTGTCAGCTACTTTTTCAATGCTATAATCAGACTGTTTGGATAAAAGATTAATAATAGCAACCACAACAGGTGAACATGACTTCCCCTGGGCACCaagctttttctctccctcttctccccaggtACAACCTGTTGTTTGCAGCATTTGCCTTTTTCTTACCAGAAGGATGTGGAGTTTTGTATCTATTGCAGGTTTCATTTTCCCCTGTTTCTTGCTGAGCCTTTTTGCTCATTTCCTGATGACTCAGGTACTCTTCTAATTTTCGCAGCCCCTCCTGGGAAGACAGATCAACAAAACAGCCCAGAAATTCCCAGTATTCAACCCACGGGAACCCCAGTTCATGAGCTAACTCcctgcaataaataaaataaaacgAATCATTTGTGAAGACATAAATACTAGTTTGACAATAActtttctgaagacattttatCAGCTATTAATAGGAGTTCACAAACGTGCAACCAGGCAACACAATTCCACAACACCCAACAGTATGCAAAGCCAACACCCCCCTCAGTTAATACAGTAGCATCTCCTTTCTTCTAGAATGGTTTTCAAACTTAATTTACTATTCTTAGAGTTATTGCTATTTTCAAGCTGACTGTAGCTAGGCACCAGATAGGGATGAATCCCCACTGGTGCAGGCATAATTGGAATGATCCATTCAATAGCTTTTGCTCTTTGGGAGTGGGAGAAGGTAGGAGGAAGTGAGGGgttattttcaagaaagaaaccaaatcaGCTTTGAACAAAGTGTGTTTGTTCCTTATATTGCTGGCAGAAGGTATTTTAACAGCAAGGACACAtcccacaccacacagcttctGTAGAGCGGCACATTTGTATTAGgatcttttccttctcctttttaacAATCCTTCTAATTTTACAGAAGTAGCCTATGCATCATTTTAGATCTGACAAATGAGGCATGTAAATGTTTGAGAAAAGTGTTCTATCCATACCATCAATAACAGTTAAACAGCTTTCTCTCCAAAGCTAAGAAAGCTTGGTCTGACATTTGTAGCTATTTGGTTTAgacaaaaatacagtaagaatCCAACTACAATATAttccataaaatatttctgccagCAACTTTTGTGCTAAGCTACTGATCAGGAAGTAATAATTACTCTCAGCACAAGTCTTTTGCTTTTGATTGTTCTGCCTATTGGTAATTTTTTATACTGACACTCTTAGATACCTTCCAACTCTTTCAACCCCTCTCTCCAGATCAGACTTCCTGACATTGTGGAAGAAGCCAGCTCTCTCTCGAGGTGGAGTCTTCCAAAGCCTGCGAAATTCTTCAGCCttgaaaagagcagaaataattaaagaaacCTACCCTCACAATATGAAGCTAAGTCAGGGCTGCCTGAATGTCACCTAGAGGTCTAGAGggcattttgctttttgctctCTGCATGTGAACAACTCAAGGTCTGCCACAAGTAGTGCTCAACTCTGTGAAGAATCTCAGACTGCATCTTAAGTTACTCCCCCCAGTATTGCTGGTTACTTTGGTCTCATTACTGCTTATGAAAAGGGTAAGGACCATAATGTACAACCACCTTAAAAGCAAACTGTATAGGTACTAAGTCTGCTTGGTTTTAATTTGTGTGCAGCAGGAAACAGCTAAGTCTTAAATTTTGCCACgtcattttagttttatttcatgGCAAGTGCTCTCCTGGCCACTGGTTTTTGGGATGTATAGGTATGTATATATTCAATTCCACAGACTTGCTACACTATTAGAATATATTAATTCTTGCTGTATATTCTGAAGTTTGTACTTTAACTGTTAAAGGGAATAAAGTAATGGACTTTTGTAAAATCCCAAACTTTATGCCTTTAGATGACCAAAATTGGAACAATAACTAAGAATTACATTCAGACATTAAAAGTACCTGCcagcaaacaaaataatgcaTTGTTTACACCCCAGATAGGTTTTTTTAgagtataaaatatatttacatttctgtcaGGTGAACACAAAATTGACCAACCAGCatatacagaagaaaaagcattaagCATTTTGGTAAAACTCAGCCCTGGAAGAATTCAAGCATTAGAGGACAAATAGTCCTCAACAGCACTTATCCACTATTTGTGAAGCTACCAGACTTCCCGGGTGTTCATATTAAACAAATGAGTCACAGAAATGCCTGTAAATGTTTAAGATATTTAACTGGTATCTAAGTATTCCTCCTGAAAACTAAAGACTCCATTCTCTACTTTACAATCAACACTTTTCCAAAACTATCCCAACACCTACTACTCAGTGGTCAGTTTTtccatttaggaaaaaatatgaatattaaTTCAACAAGCAGAGGTGATAAACTGCTTCTAACATCCAGTGTCAATTTCCAGAAATGAGGATTCagctaagatttttttaaaccgATTTGTAGCCACTTTGAAAAGCTTTGTTTCAGATCAGGAAGTTAGAGCAATTATCTGTAAGACAATGAAAGGTTTGTCAAAGAGCACTCTCTGAGTAGATTCCAATAAGATAAAGAACAACTTTATTTTGACTGAGCTTCCACTCTTCTTATTTATATTAcacatttctctgttttcagcaataaaaaatactgacaagtttctgtgctgcttctctatGGAGGAAGATCCATCTCTTCAAGAAAGAGAGAGGTACAACATGTAACAGGAACAAGCTACATCACACAATGTACTGTGGGTGGATCTTTTAATggttctttattttaataaaaggcaaaaaaaaaggcatcaggGTCTTATGAACTTCTCTCCTTACCTTTGAGGGGCTCATGGGGCCAGCAAAAGCTCTTATGGACAACACTGGATCTTTGGGGCTGCCAGTGTACTGAGATAAAGTCCTTTGGGGGCTATCATCTGTCTGATCTGGTGACCATGGGGCACCAATAACAGGAGCTGAGGAATTGTCTTCTGCTCTCAAGAGTGGTACATAGTATCGACCTGAAATAAATAACACAAAGCTTTCTTAAGAGGTTTATGTTTCATttgcctgctgctcttcctaGAATATCAACACACCCATATTCTTACCATCTGATTTAATTTCCCTAGTAAAGTACTTGTAATTCAAACTCACTGTTTCAATATTATTGCCTGCTTACAGATGGTATTTTAGGACAGGTTCCCTTCTTTCTCAGATACAAAAATACCTGCATCAATACATATATCCCCTCCCTAAGGATCTCCAACAAATGCCAAAACCTTTTCCAGGTGCATAGACCCACATGtgacaaaacagtgaaaagttCTCTGTCAAAGAACTTACATGACTGCCCAACATGACAAATAAACCTCTTGCTCTGTAAAGATCTTTAGATTAAACTTTCTGCTTCAGGTTCACAGGATGAAGTAAGGGCCATGCCCTTGCTACAGAGCTGTGAGGACAACCTCATGATCCAATCACTAGCAGTTCTGACCATGCAATTGAAAAGACAAATAGTTCTTTATTCCTTGCCAGTTCGAGAGTCTCTGGTTTTTACAACACCGGACAGTAGCAACAGGAATgctacagaaagcaaacagaagaggaGACAGCAAAGAGCCAAAATACAGGTCTGATACAGTATAAGGCTCTGAATACAGACCTTTCAAGTACtctctcagtttttctttcaattcaGCAGATTTATTCTTGCTTCTTTCACAAACTACCTGTTAATATAATTGTAGGTTTTTGTTAGCGGAGCATGAAAAATCAATCTCAAATCAACTGCAATGACTGTTCTTTTTGAACAGTCACATTATTGGCCTCTACACATCAATCCAGTACTTCTGCTTCACAGCAGAACAAATCACTAAAACACACCCAGAGCCATAAAATGCTGTACAGATATATAGACATATTCTCTATAGAGATATATAGAAAATACTGGATACTCTAAAGAAAAGGCAGTGAATCATCAAATCTAGAACCTTTTCCTAGGTacaataaacataaaatatttttcatgttaccAAAGACTTACACTCTAATCATGACACTAGTACTTTACTGCACGCTTTCTACCTGCAGTGGTTAGTAACTGTTGGAACTTGAAAAATACTCATTaggcaaaatacttctggtttCGTTGTGGACATGGAGAGACTTACTTCTGCTGGAGTTTGATCATATTTGTTTCTTGGATTTTTTACAATAGCTGGGTGTGAGGTAAGCACATTAACAACTTCCAAATTCCCAAACTTGCAGGCAAAATGCAAAGGAGTATCAAATccctgaagagagaaaaaggaaaaaatcaccTGCGTTGTGCCTCTGTGATTTGGAAATGTGATAAAGTCAACccactgaattttattttgagagtgggaaaagtaaataaaagtcATGACTACTTATCAGGGCTCTGACTAGATCTTTTCCCACCATACTGTAGAACAGTGATTATTAAACCCCACAAAATTCACCAATAGCTCtgtcctctttccttctcccttacACATCCTTAACACCTTCCAGTTATTTCCAGAATAATAAGAAACTACCAaactgttgtggtttaaccccagccaaGAAACATTCAAATCTTACAGCTTTATCTGGTGTGTTAAGGTAAAGGTCAACAATATATTGGATGCGATTCTTCAACATCACATCATTATCATCTGGGTACATAAGCCGCATAAATTCAGGATTTTCCAAAGTGTCCAGTAATAACTGGCAGATACCAGGTTGGTTCTCCTTGGCAGCCACATGCATGACATTGTACCTACACCCTTCctgaaaaagaacaacagaCAAACGTGAGAACAAACTGAAATCTAAACAGCTTTCTTACGCCCGTACATTTACTGATTTAACtgtgaaaatacaaacattCCCACTCAAGAGTCTTATAtttaggtttttgtttcttagtattttagaaggaaaaactgTTTACAAAACAGTACATTAACATTCACAACTGTGCTAAATGATATGATATTAGAAAGACTTGTGCATATTTATACCCACATTATTCTTACCATTAACAACATGACTTACATTCAGATATAGATTTCCTGGCAGTGTCCAAGCAAGCAATGCTGTAGGAACACCTAGGGACAGCCAAGGCACTGCCCTGTTCCTAAAAACcattctattttaaaaagactggAATTGTTTGGAGGAGACAAATACTCTACGAAGACAAGACTGTTCTTTCACTACTGGATAAAACTGTTCTTCCCCTGATAAACTGCAGACTCagtttccttcctgcagctcttctggAGCAAAGTGAACTCTCAGTTAAGAGGGGTGCCTTATGCAAAGACAAGAGAGCAACCATGTTTCTTTTAGCTTTCAGCTCCAATGAATGAACACTGAGAAACCTGGCACTGCTGGAAACAAGATACCTTGAAGAGCAGGAAACAACATTTCTTCCAATTTTCCTTATCAGGTCTCAAAGCCAAACCACTAGAACAGAACTtagatttttctatttgtttttttcacctgtaCAACTGTTGGATTGTCTCCCGACCCAATCAGATAGCGAGGGTTGCTCCAAATAAGTTCTGAAAATGTTGCTATGTCTCCTTTCTCAACAGCTTTCCGAAGTTTAGCAGTAAGATCCTGAGTACGTGGACTTTTGTAACTGTTGGCTCTCTCCTTATTAGCAGTTTCAGTCTCAGGGGAGCACAAGCCATCTACCAAAACACAAGTAACATGTTTCTAGATGCATTCTTTGCAGTGATTCCTGTTTTCATACCCAGAccatgaaaataaagttttaatcTAACATAAGTATTAACTTTACATCTTTAATGTAAAGAAATCGAGGTCGATTACATATATAAATACTAGTAGTTAGTAacaaggagggaggaaaacacaACTCAATCACCATGTAAAACTGCTTCAGATTTTCATAGGGACTGGTAAATTTTACCAATCTGCTTCCATCcacatttgaaagcaaaattcaacaagaaataagaattttctgactattaaaattgcttttacAGTTACATAACTACTGAGTCCCTTCAATCTAGCAACTGGGAACAACATGAAATAAGATCACTGtttcccattttatttctgaaccTACAACCCTACTGAACAGTGAAGTACAATTTAAACACACTGTGCAATTTTACTGGCGTCTTAGTAAACCTGAAAATCCTGAAGTCCTTGAGTAACATAAAATCCTACCAAACATCAACACAGACTGCTAAGCAACATACCTATGCAAGCCATTACCAGCACATCAGCTTCTGAAGACTAACTACATTTTTAGTGTAAAATTGACATGGACCAGAACAGCAACAACTGCTTAAAAAAGTAATCAGCTTACTTTATCATAACAGGGACCACTGAAACTGTACAGTGAAGGCCAAACTTTGTCcttgaaaacacaaaaagcagacTTTCCACAGATTCCTGGGGCTCTAATTTCTGTGGGAGTTCTTTACAAAAGAAATGGCAGGATTCCATCATActctacttcttttttttatttctgcacatAAGATTTGGCAGttctttttttgaaaagcatCAATTAACTCTAAGGATGACTTCTCCCATGACAGTATTCTTTTATACAGAagtaaaaacagattttaaataagaaattaaaatatgcttttt
The sequence above is a segment of the Apus apus isolate bApuApu2 chromosome 16, bApuApu2.pri.cur, whole genome shotgun sequence genome. Coding sequences within it:
- the ANKLE2 gene encoding ankyrin repeat and LEM domain-containing protein 2 isoform X1: MERWVAAAGDWGSLWGAGWGSWPGWELLAACAVIGAVGWLLRRLERRPGGRGAPGAAISAPAPLSSAPLPAGSRRCSGSRPGEVTMDAILSRLKQLSPDELREEIIRAGLKCGPITSTTRFIFEKKLAQALLEQQGSLREKGSALSEEAAGNVPSNGGRAGALKTLNHNVHGSVSEEADFGYCVGVNPPEEDAVMHMNCSAPVCGAGCADPQSSTQTLSRDPPLFYGVCPVYDDILARNEKIHVYEDKKEALQAVKMIKGSRFKAFSNREDAEKFAKGICDYFPSPSKSSLCLSPVKMGSFNRDGLCSPETETANKERANSYKSPRTQDLTAKLRKAVEKGDIATFSELIWSNPRYLIGSGDNPTVVQEGCRYNVMHVAAKENQPGICQLLLDTLENPEFMRLMYPDDNDVMLKNRIQYIVDLYLNTPDKAGFDTPLHFACKFGNLEVVNVLTSHPAIVKNPRNKYDQTPAEVVCERSKNKSAELKEKLREYLKGRYYVPLLRAEDNSSAPVIGAPWSPDQTDDSPQRTLSQYTGSPKDPVLSIRAFAGPMSPSKAEEFRRLWKTPPRERAGFFHNVRKSDLERGVERVGRELAHELGFPWVEYWEFLGCFVDLSSQEGLRKLEEYLSHQEMSKKAQQETGENETCNRYKTPHPSGKSKKSCNSISVGAFLDEDDDDMSLEEIKNRQNAARNISPPAVSKEPNIDAIGDAECDILSMECTVNRIEASGHPRHCEKAGSSSKNGFCNSVSSERILRDRKHLHEGGVSPVCNLMSEFESLSFQEQGVAGGSSKITEKTDNERILAEGTSQVRISKDHLDKTCYAVSPASSSEPSVTAKPGETKLRTEHKITTKKERLSMEPGIQTKEAQQRQDLSSQKFLLKASPTNDSSMKLFLLGEQPSKLDSDVLAAIEAAEIDPQKHPLISRWKHAVQSYSSADRQSWPSPALKARFKSQTTATGLPNASAYSNSGRNSPIPGSPGKYSNSASFSADPGSPGRYSPACVNHALLKLRYFSESPAH
- the ANKLE2 gene encoding ankyrin repeat and LEM domain-containing protein 2 isoform X2, which translates into the protein MDAILSRLKQLSPDELREEIIRAGLKCGPITSTTRFIFEKKLAQALLEQQGSLREKGSALSEEAAGNVPSNGGRAGALKTLNHNVHGSVSEEADFGYCVGVNPPEEDAVMHMNCSAPVCGAGCADPQSSTQTLSRDPPLFYGVCPVYDDILARNEKIHVYEDKKEALQAVKMIKGSRFKAFSNREDAEKFAKGICDYFPSPSKSSLCLSPVKMGSFNRDGLCSPETETANKERANSYKSPRTQDLTAKLRKAVEKGDIATFSELIWSNPRYLIGSGDNPTVVQEGCRYNVMHVAAKENQPGICQLLLDTLENPEFMRLMYPDDNDVMLKNRIQYIVDLYLNTPDKAGFDTPLHFACKFGNLEVVNVLTSHPAIVKNPRNKYDQTPAEVVCERSKNKSAELKEKLREYLKGRYYVPLLRAEDNSSAPVIGAPWSPDQTDDSPQRTLSQYTGSPKDPVLSIRAFAGPMSPSKAEEFRRLWKTPPRERAGFFHNVRKSDLERGVERVGRELAHELGFPWVEYWEFLGCFVDLSSQEGLRKLEEYLSHQEMSKKAQQETGENETCNRYKTPHPSGKSKKSCNSISVGAFLDEDDDDMSLEEIKNRQNAARNISPPAVSKEPNIDAIGDAECDILSMECTVNRIEASGHPRHCEKAGSSSKNGFCNSVSSERILRDRKHLHEGGVSPVCNLMSEFESLSFQEQGVAGGSSKITEKTDNERILAEGTSQVRISKDHLDKTCYAVSPASSSEPSVTAKPGETKLRTEHKITTKKERLSMEPGIQTKEAQQRQDLSSQKFLLKASPTNDSSMKLFLLGEQPSKLDSDVLAAIEAAEIDPQKHPLISRWKHAVQSYSSADRQSWPSPALKARFKSQTTATGLPNASAYSNSGRNSPIPGSPGKYSNSASFSADPGSPGRYSPACVNHALLKLRYFSESPAH